A window of Fragaria vesca subsp. vesca linkage group LG7, FraVesHawaii_1.0, whole genome shotgun sequence contains these coding sequences:
- the LOC101300856 gene encoding 60S ribosomal protein L23A-like, which translates to MAPKVDSKKADPKAQALKAAKAVKSGQTFKKKAKKIRTSVTFHRPKTLKKERNPKYPRISAPPRNKLDHYQILKYPWTTESAMKKMEDNNTLAFIVDIRADKKKIKDAVKKMYDIRSGLMEPRRHMLG; encoded by the exons ATGGCTCCTAAAG TTGACAGTAAGAAGGCTGATCCCAAGGCTCAGGCCTTGAAGGCTGCCAAGGCTGTTAAGTCAGGGCAAACCTTCAAGAAGAAGGCCAAGAAGATCAGGACATCAGTCACATTCCACAGGCCAAAGACATTGAAGAAGGAAAGAAACCCCAAATACCCCCGCATTAGCGCACCACCAAGAAACAAGTTGGACCATTACCAGATCCTCAAGTATCCATGGACCACCGAGTCTGCCATGAAAAAGATGGAGGACAACAACACCCTTGCCTTTATTGTTGACATCCGTGCTGATAAGAAGAAAATCAAGGATGCAGTGAAGAAGATGTACGACATTCGATCAG GCCTGATGGAACCAAGAAGGCATATGTTAGGTTGA